The proteins below are encoded in one region of Lonchura striata isolate bLonStr1 chromosome 1, bLonStr1.mat, whole genome shotgun sequence:
- the TXNL4A gene encoding thioredoxin-like protein 4A isoform X2, with amino-acid sequence MYELYDPCTVMFFFRNKHIMIDLGTGNNNKINWAMEDKQEMIDIIETVYRGARKGRGLVVSPKDYSTKYRY; translated from the exons ATGTACGAGTTGTATGATCCCTGTACCGTTATGTTTTTCTTCAG GAACAAACACATCATGATTGATTTAGGTACAGGTAATAACAACAAGATCAACTGGGCAATGGAAGATAAGCAGGAGATGATTGACATTATAGAAACTGTTTACAGAGGAGCCCGCAAAGGTCGAGGTTTGGTGGTATCACCAAAAGATTATTCTACTAAATACAGATATTGA
- the HSBP1L1 gene encoding heat shock factor-binding protein 1-like protein 1 — translation MAAAELRGAAELPQLAENLLCRLQENFEALTEKLTLRKEMGKHISDLEKRVADLMTEAGVENSDEDLGVKTFT, via the exons ATGGCGGCCGCCGAGCTGCGGGGAGCCGCGGAGCTGCCGCAGCTG GCGGAAAATCTGCTCTGCCGGCTGCAGGAGAATTTTGAGGCTCTGACGGAGAAGCTGACGCTGAGAAA AGAAATGGGCAAGCACATCAGTGACCTTGAGAAGCGTGTTGCTGACCTGATGACAGAGGCTGGGGTAGAAAACAGTGATGAAGACTTGGGAGTAAAGACATTTACTTaa